The region AAATGACCTAATCATTGATACTGAATCAGGCAAGAATTACTATATCGAACAATATATCAAACTAGGCGTTTTTGTCGGTGGTGCCAACCTTAAACAGGTTAGCGAAGGAGAAGGGCAAGAGGATATCACTCCCCTGAAACTTGCAAAACCGGGCAAGTGTAGTAAGAAATAATACAGCCAAATATACAGAAGCCCCTCAAAGGGGCTTCTGTATATAAAGTTATGTGAATTAGTCTGACGCAATTTTATGTCTTGTATCTTCCATCACATTCACTTTACCTCATCCGCCGCTTTTACTAGTTACAACTGACAGTCCTGACCCTAGTGATGAAAGAGTAAATTTTAACTGCCTTAGTGTACTTTCCTAAAAGTGAGACAATCACTTCAATTGCCCTAATGCGGCCAATAACGCCTTAGCCATAGGTATTGCTGACGCCGGATTCTGTCCGGTTACAAACTGACCATCTACCACAACATTCACTTCACCTTTTTTTGCAGCAATAAAATTCGCACCAAGCCTGATTGCCTCATCTTCAACCAAAAATGGATAATGTGTGCGAGCAAACCACCCTTCTTCGCTATTCGCTTTGCCGGTAATACGCTTGTTTAAGATCAGCCGGTGACCACTTTCATCCTGTAAGTTCAGCAAGGCGACGGTTCCGTGGCAATCCGCAGCAATAATACCACCCGCTTTATAGATAGCCTCAGTAAGCTTCTTTGTTGAGGCATGTGCCGTCAAATCAAACATTGGCCCAGCCCCACCTGCGTAGTATACCGCAAGATAGTCACGACTATCGCGTGTCTCTATGCCACTTGGTTCTTTTAATTGCTGCTTTAGAAGCGAATTATCCAGCCAACGTCTTTGTGCCTCTGTCAGTCGCCCTCTGGGGTATCCTGGCTTGCCGGTACTGCTGGCAAGCTCAATCTCGTACCCGGCGTCGTATAGCACCTGGTATGGACCCACAACTTCAGGTAACCAAAAGCCATGCTTATC is a window of Pseudoalteromonas sp. R3 DNA encoding:
- a CDS encoding type 1 glutamine amidotransferase domain-containing protein, whose product is MMCTFYRVHFQILAKKLVLLALIMAASMPVLSADARKGKVLFVISGDKHGFWLPEVVGPYQVLYDAGYEIELASSTGKPGYPRGRLTEAQRRWLDNSLLKQQLKEPSGIETRDSRDYLAVYYAGGAGPMFDLTAHASTKKLTEAIYKAGGIIAADCHGTVALLNLQDESGHRLILNKRITGKANSEEGWFARTHYPFLVEDEAIRLGANFIAAKKGEVNVVVDGQFVTGQNPASAIPMAKALLAALGQLK